A window of Thermococcus sp. MV5 contains these coding sequences:
- a CDS encoding ribonuclease III family protein codes for MRYSKDFTDKNLSKFGDSLINFIFSLALSEYLGHPSAGRVPNASLTIALEKSGLLHYVPPRTDKHGKGDIAEAIIAYAWLEKIISIEEAVKIVGKNLSPDVAHPSRKKEVIGNAFGELLKIIKDRLGL; via the coding sequence ATGAGATATTCTAAAGATTTTACGGATAAGAATCTCTCTAAGTTTGGGGATTCTCTTATTAACTTTATCTTTTCTTTGGCACTTAGTGAGTATCTTGGTCATCCGAGTGCTGGTAGGGTTCCTAATGCGTCTTTGACAATAGCTCTTGAAAAATCTGGTCTTCTTCATTATGTTCCCCCAAGAACAGATAAGCATGGAAAAGGTGATATAGCCGAGGCCATCATTGCTTACGCATGGCTTGAAAAAATAATAAGCATAGAAGAAGCTGTAAAGATAGTAGGGAAAAATCTCTCTCCTGATGTTGCACATCCCTCAAGAAAAAAAGAAGTAATCGGAAATGCTTTTGGGGAGCTCTTGAAGATTATAAAAGATAGATTGGGACTTTAA
- a CDS encoding DNA-directed RNA polymerase subunit L yields MKIELIKRDENLLEFYLIGEDHTFANLLNEVLHENKHVTFAAYTIEHPVLMARKPKFRIVTDGKITPEKALEDAAQKIFDKAKDVLEVWEKTTKE; encoded by the coding sequence ATGAAGATTGAACTTATAAAGCGTGACGAGAATTTGCTTGAGTTTTACTTGATAGGAGAGGATCATACGTTTGCCAACTTGCTAAATGAGGTGCTCCATGAGAACAAGCACGTCACATTTGCCGCATATACTATAGAGCATCCTGTACTGATGGCAAGAAAACCAAAGTTTAGAATAGTTACTGATGGCAAAATAACTCCAGAGAAAGCTTTGGAAGATGCAGCTCAGAAGATATTCGACAAGGCTAAGGACGTTCTTGAAGTTTGGGAAAAGACTACAAAAGAGTGA
- a CDS encoding DUF2067 family protein: protein MRAKKVIVVHVRDDVEKEELMKELQKLELPAFIYVHGKLNSLKINIQGTKDEIREAMQKVREIHYKVRSRLYPNKKGFYQYDVDDIFREAGVTISIPILIKTLELLGEHSELKEYKLISSLPWEEIVELVKKLGGILSDISLQTTRQIREVVIPLAATFDIDPQEVLEFAVDFGVAEYKEDKFKYELVKNKEQAMEIMLKKLRGEE from the coding sequence ATGAGAGCAAAGAAGGTTATAGTCGTTCATGTTAGAGATGATGTAGAAAAAGAAGAGTTGATGAAAGAACTTCAAAAACTCGAATTACCTGCCTTCATTTATGTTCATGGTAAATTGAACTCTCTCAAGATCAATATCCAGGGTACGAAAGACGAGATAAGAGAAGCCATGCAAAAAGTTAGAGAAATACATTATAAAGTCCGTTCTCGCCTCTATCCTAATAAAAAGGGGTTTTATCAATATGATGTTGATGATATTTTTAGAGAGGCGGGGGTTACTATATCAATTCCAATATTGATAAAAACTCTTGAACTTTTGGGGGAGCATAGCGAACTCAAGGAGTATAAGCTCATAAGCTCCCTACCATGGGAAGAGATTGTAGAATTAGTTAAAAAACTTGGAGGAATACTGAGTGATATCTCTCTTCAAACTACTAGGCAGATAAGGGAGGTTGTTATTCCGCTAGCAGCAACTTTTGATATTGACCCTCAGGAGGTTTTGGAGTTCGCTGTTGATTTTGGAGTTGCGGAATATAAGGAAGATAAGTTTAAATACGAACTTGTGAAGAATAAGGAGCAGGCGATGGAAATCATGCTTAAAAAATTGAGGGGTGAGGAATAA
- a CDS encoding exosome complex RNA-binding protein Csl4 has product MDEEKKKIIKNGDIVLPGDYLGVIEEFLPGEGIIEENGELYAARAGRVKIDLEKIEISVEPITDTPPLPQIGDTVIARVIEVKPQAAIVQLLKIEGRKGYREIATSKLAGIHISQVREGYVESMNNEFKIGDIVRARVLTNEKSPIQLTTKELDLGVIYALCSSCRIPLVRRGNVLVCPKCGRTEARKLSAYYRKLKLE; this is encoded by the coding sequence ATGGATGAAGAGAAAAAGAAGATAATAAAAAATGGAGATATAGTTCTTCCTGGAGATTATCTGGGGGTTATTGAGGAATTCCTTCCAGGTGAGGGAATAATCGAGGAAAATGGCGAGCTTTATGCTGCCAGAGCAGGTAGAGTTAAAATTGATCTCGAAAAAATTGAGATTTCGGTAGAGCCTATCACTGACACTCCACCACTTCCACAGATAGGTGATACTGTCATAGCAAGAGTGATTGAAGTAAAGCCACAGGCTGCGATAGTTCAGCTGCTTAAAATTGAAGGGAGAAAGGGTTATAGGGAGATAGCAACTTCAAAGTTGGCTGGTATCCATATTTCTCAAGTTAGAGAGGGATACGTGGAGTCCATGAATAATGAGTTCAAAATTGGTGATATAGTTAGAGCAAGGGTTTTAACTAATGAAAAAAGTCCAATACAACTCACAACAAAAGAGTTGGATTTGGGCGTGATTTACGCATTATGTTCTTCATGTAGAATACCTTTAGTAAGAAGAGGTAATGTGTTGGTGTGTCCTAAATGTGGGAGAACTGAGGCTAGAAAGTTATCTGCGTATTATAGAAAACTGAAGTTGGAGTAA
- a CDS encoding threonine--tRNA ligase, whose protein sequence is MRMLLIHSDYLEYEVKDKALKTPEEIREDQKIGKLDEVLAVFISVEKVDEQNPNEIVDKAIKEIEDVASQVKTKNVFVYPFAHLSSELGSPEVALKILKKIEEKLKEKDYNVKRAPFGYYKAFKLSCKGHPLAELSRTIVPGEAKKEEEVPEALKKEEELISYWYILTPDGELIEVDKFDFSGHENLRKFANYEISKSRVVTEEPPHVKIMLEQELVDYEEGSDPGNLRYYPKGRLIKSLLENYVTEKVIEYGAMEVETPIMYDFEHPALEKYLNRFPARQYVVKSGDKKFFLRFAACFGQFLIKKDATISYRHLPLKMYELTRYSFRREKRGELSGLRRLRAFTMPDMHTVAKDLQQAMEEFKKQYKLSMEVLKGVGLAPEDYEVAIRFTEDFWNENKEFIIELAKIIGKPVLIEMWKQRFFYFILKFEFNFVDNLDKAAALSTVQIDVENAQRFGISYYNEDGQEEYPLLLHCSPSGAIERVMYAILEKQAKLMKQGKKPMYPLWLSPIQVRVIPISDKYLDYALYVAGKLEGAKIRADVDDRNERLNKKIREAEKEWIPYIIVVGENEKRMGIITVRKRKDNKQYEMHIEDLIKEIRQKTEGFPYKPRPLPLLVSMRPKFRG, encoded by the coding sequence ATGAGAATGCTCCTAATACACAGTGACTATCTTGAATATGAAGTGAAAGATAAAGCACTCAAAACACCTGAAGAAATAAGGGAAGATCAAAAAATAGGAAAACTAGATGAAGTTCTTGCGGTATTCATAAGTGTTGAAAAAGTTGACGAACAAAACCCGAATGAAATTGTAGACAAGGCTATAAAAGAGATAGAGGATGTCGCTTCTCAAGTAAAAACAAAAAACGTTTTTGTTTATCCATTCGCCCATTTAAGCAGTGAACTCGGTTCACCAGAGGTTGCTCTAAAAATTCTCAAAAAGATAGAAGAAAAGCTTAAGGAGAAGGATTACAACGTTAAGCGGGCCCCCTTTGGATATTACAAAGCATTTAAACTAAGTTGTAAAGGCCATCCCTTAGCAGAACTCTCAAGGACAATAGTGCCTGGAGAGGCTAAAAAAGAGGAAGAAGTCCCGGAGGCATTAAAGAAAGAGGAAGAGCTTATAAGTTACTGGTACATCCTAACACCTGATGGAGAGCTCATAGAGGTAGATAAATTCGACTTTTCTGGTCATGAAAACCTTAGAAAGTTTGCCAATTATGAGATAAGCAAAAGCAGAGTTGTCACGGAGGAACCACCTCATGTAAAGATAATGCTCGAGCAAGAGCTTGTTGATTATGAAGAGGGAAGTGATCCTGGAAACCTTCGTTATTATCCTAAGGGGAGACTAATCAAGTCCCTTCTCGAGAATTACGTAACTGAGAAAGTCATAGAATATGGCGCAATGGAAGTGGAGACCCCAATCATGTATGACTTCGAACATCCAGCACTTGAGAAATACCTAAATCGTTTCCCTGCAAGACAATATGTTGTGAAAAGTGGAGATAAGAAGTTCTTCCTTAGATTTGCCGCCTGTTTTGGCCAATTCCTCATAAAGAAGGACGCTACAATAAGCTACCGCCACCTCCCTCTGAAGATGTATGAATTAACCAGGTATTCATTTAGAAGAGAAAAGAGAGGAGAATTAAGCGGACTCAGGAGATTAAGAGCCTTTACAATGCCTGATATGCACACAGTGGCTAAAGACTTGCAGCAGGCCATGGAAGAATTCAAAAAACAATACAAGCTAAGTATGGAAGTTCTCAAAGGTGTGGGTCTAGCTCCTGAGGATTATGAAGTAGCAATCAGATTCACAGAAGATTTCTGGAATGAGAATAAAGAATTCATAATAGAACTTGCAAAAATAATTGGTAAACCAGTGCTAATAGAGATGTGGAAACAAAGATTCTTCTACTTCATTCTAAAGTTTGAGTTTAACTTCGTTGACAACCTTGACAAGGCAGCCGCTCTAAGTACAGTACAGATAGATGTAGAAAACGCTCAAAGGTTTGGAATAAGTTACTACAACGAGGACGGACAGGAAGAGTACCCACTACTCCTCCACTGTTCGCCAAGTGGTGCCATAGAGAGGGTGATGTATGCGATACTCGAAAAACAGGCAAAACTTATGAAGCAAGGTAAAAAGCCAATGTATCCCTTATGGCTCAGCCCAATCCAAGTGAGAGTAATCCCGATTAGTGATAAATACCTCGACTATGCCCTTTACGTAGCTGGAAAACTCGAAGGTGCAAAGATAAGAGCCGATGTAGACGACAGAAATGAAAGACTTAACAAAAAGATCAGGGAAGCTGAGAAAGAGTGGATTCCATACATAATTGTAGTAGGAGAAAACGAAAAGAGAATGGGCATTATCACAGTTAGAAAGAGGAAAGACAACAAACAATATGAAATGCATATCGAGGACCTAATAAAAGAGATAAGACAGAAAACAGAAGGCTTCCCCTACAAACCGAGACCATTGCCATTGTTGGTTAGCATGAGACCAAAATTTAGAGGATGA
- a CDS encoding TBP-interacting protein, whose amino-acid sequence MKYSELNGNVKRVYAKIRMLDDYHWDIHGDKIIGYHRKSEFPIRIRVVESKEEAEKLSEQKDGPGIDIAVLPDANTFYIKNGTFILSERFLKATLMDINDHIIWGGFRVIERDGKLVQEDLYEYLGGPLVRHLKSNMINGQDYVFWQFYKCEKCGKFVDIESLPEHMAKHGINVAEKDSEKYEVFELNFIEGGVFNKFGEEVPQNKFAPEAQAFIRDMIGEQKSEK is encoded by the coding sequence ATGAAATATAGTGAGCTAAATGGGAATGTTAAGAGGGTTTATGCGAAAATAAGAATGTTAGACGATTATCATTGGGACATTCATGGGGACAAAATTATAGGATATCACAGGAAAAGTGAATTTCCTATACGGATAAGAGTAGTAGAGAGTAAAGAAGAAGCAGAAAAACTGAGTGAACAAAAAGATGGACCTGGAATTGATATTGCAGTTCTCCCAGATGCTAATACATTTTATATCAAAAATGGGACATTTATATTGTCAGAGAGGTTCTTAAAAGCTACACTCATGGATATAAATGACCACATAATCTGGGGAGGATTTAGAGTTATTGAGAGAGATGGAAAACTCGTTCAAGAGGATCTTTATGAATATCTTGGGGGACCATTAGTAAGACATCTCAAGAGTAACATGATAAACGGTCAAGATTATGTTTTCTGGCAGTTTTACAAGTGCGAAAAATGTGGAAAATTCGTAGATATAGAAAGCTTACCAGAGCACATGGCTAAACATGGAATCAACGTTGCCGAAAAAGACAGTGAAAAATACGAAGTTTTTGAATTGAACTTTATTGAGGGTGGAGTTTTCAATAAGTTTGGAGAAGAGGTTCCACAGAACAAATTTGCTCCAGAAGCTCAAGCGTTCATTAGAGACATGATTGGGGAGCAAAAATCTGAAAAATGA